A region of the Euwallacea fornicatus isolate EFF26 chromosome 22, ASM4011564v1, whole genome shotgun sequence genome:
GCATCCatcactaaataaaaaaaagttagtaCTTTATAATAATAGTTAAACTTAAGGAAGAAAAATCGTTTAGGATTGGTTAAACATTCTGGAAAATGTCAGATAAAAATAGCTACAACATGCTCGCAGTAATGTGAGCTCTACAAAGTGGTAATTTCAAAGTATCTATTTTGTTCGGCAATCGCCGAAACAAAGAGTTTTCCTTTTCGATAATGAATTTGATGTATGCCAGCgacttgtaaataaaatttagagtGGAATGGAGACTGAAAGGTCCTGAAATGGATATCTTGTATGTAATTCTAACTTACACGAATATTACTGTTcagttatataaataaaaactgtgACGGTTTGATTTTCGCCAGATATAGAAATACAATCAACGACatttacataattattattacactCCATGAAAGCATAGTTCCGCGATAACACTAATAATAAGTGTAAATCTACTTAGTGGGCAATATGATAAAgtggtataaaaaaataacgtagTAAAAATGGCATTCGATTCGAAAGTGAACATCAAGCGCattcaccatattgtcaaaaattcaaacgGGCAActaaatttacattataattATCATAGATCGTGATGATGCGTCTCCGTCAGAACTGCTAAAACCGACCGCTGTAAATCTACCCAGTAGACAATATGACGTTTGCTAATAAGGTTGTCAAAATAGAGGAGTAATTTCCTAAagatatttgtttgaaaaaattaaccaTAAAAGATTGATTTAAGCAAAAAGCACGTCCACGATATTGTCAATACGAGTATAAATTATATACCTGATAATATTTATACGGCAATCTTTACTGCTCTTAGAACCAATCAAAGCATGGATTAGtacattttctagaaaataatatatatggaAATCAGAAAGTTTGACCGTAATCTACTTTTATTTAATCGTTtcaatgcaaaatatttttgttaatagttCCCTATACTTATGATTTAATACTTAAAACAACTAGATCAATGTATTGGTAACtttattaggaaaataatttttatagaaacgACAATACTGGCCAATACTCTATCTTTGTTTTAATTGTGCGATGCATATTATTTCCTTGGCAATGTTACCAAGACAGTGATCTAGTGGGGcctacaaaaaaagaaattgatagTTAGGCGTATAACTTCTGATTAAGAGCAGGGCAATACCAATGCCGACCTGGCAACTCCGCGGGGTCCACGGCAGCAACCCGAACCGAAAGGGCGGCCATCCCCCTAATATCGAGCGGGCGTTGGGCGCATCACGCGTTGCCGGGGAGACGCACGACCGTTACCGGAACTTTCCGAACGCGGAAGGAAATTATTTGGGAGGGTCGGGAACGGAAACGATTGCCAGAATCCTCGAAAAATGTTATCTACATTGAGAAAGTCGCTCGATTCTTTTGCACGTTTGCCACATtagataaaagaaaatttttaataaataacccAAGATTCATTTAATGCTTTTCTCTAAATTACCTTGTAGTCAAACGTCAGTCTCCATGGTAACGGCgttaatattattgttatgCCTCCGAGGATTGCAGTTCTGTTTCCTCACCAGCTGATCCCTTGTCACTAGTAATCCCTCCTCCAACTCCACCAAATCACTTGAGGACTCGCTCAACGAACCCTAAACCATAAATACCCCAGCACTATAACATCCCCTTATAGACACTTGCACCAATAAGTTTGAGATTACCGTAAAACTCGGTTTattcatcaaatttatcaTGTAATATTTGACAATAAACCGAGTTCGGAAGTAAAATCGCGCCGGCTTAAGTAGTACCTTCTTCATGTGTTGACCGAGAGTTCCAGGTAGGTACGGGCAGCTGGTCACGTGGTTGAAGTTCTGCGACTGCATTTCCTCCTGGTCGGTTTCACGATGGTAGAAGTAGTTGAAGTTGGAGACGATGACCGGAACTGGAAGGGCGATCGTCAAGACACCGGCTATCGCGCACAGGGAACCCACTATCTTGCCCCATACGCCTACAGGCCTGCAATGGTACCGCGGGAATGTTTGAACGAGCAAAGTCTAAGTTCTGGAAATTTTGAGGTTTCCAAGCAGTTTTTTGGAAGGGAGAAGGTGCTCTACTAAGTTTTATAAGTAGTGCAAGTAAGTCTCTACTGCTAAAATTCTAAGTTATCAAATTTGAGAAAGTGTTACATCAATCATATTATATTCAGCAGCAAATGTGAATGTCTTTGAGTGAGTACCTCTtatagaaaatgtttatttttcaaaaacatatttttttttgtactgcCACTCCAACCCTAttagttttgaataaaacccGTTGGCAAatggatttattaaattttaaattgacattttagctttaaaatttggacATTTTATTGCGTTTAGGATATCACAtttatatgtttaaaaatatctaaaaatttacCTGCAAGACTTGCATTTCaagttgcaaaaaaaaattcttaactgTGAAGTGCAGAAGCAATGTTTAATTATAACGTgaaaaaattgagtaaaaaCCATAtacgataattatttaaataattgaagttaTTTCTGTTGagtaaaatttgtaattgccATCATTGTATTGGTTGCATCCGTCATAATTTCCTTGCAGTAGCTGTCAACTGCTCCGGGATCATATAGATGTCCTGATCTAGCACATGCGGTTCTAGAGAGGCAAGGATTAGCGACTGCTTCAACTACTCAATCATGTCACATACATATAGGTTCTGGATACAATCATCCAATACTAATATTCTAGAATAATAGATATTGGGAATTTTCGCATATTTGTGGGGAATAAACTTCTCTAGGGACATTGAGCAATATATCAgaattttgttaacattaccaAGAGGAAAATTTATATGGGAACGAGAGATCCGGCTAAACTGCCAATTCAATTTCAACGTTTCTATAAAAACTATCaggttaataaaattaaagctaAGGAGAGGGTAATGCATTGGGTTTGGTGGAGATAATAGGACGATCAAGAtcgagaaattttataataagtaagagaaaagaaaaggaaCGGAAGAATAAAGAATACATGTCCGTAGAGAGAAGAGATGGAGTAATTGGAATGGGCGGTAAGGAAAATGATTCGAAGATAGAAGGATAATTGgcctaaaaaattcaatacatatattttaaaagacaTAGGGAATATCAGTGAGAGAAATAAAAGAGATGGATGATGACTATGGACACTAATTgtaaactttcaatttttaattaaaaagaaacctCATATCCCAACTTTCTTGCTGGAAACctcaaattttactttttttcttacataTTACCACAAAGCCATGctctaaaaaaggaaaaaaaaacaaattctatTGTAAATATAAGCATTGCACTAGTGGAGGCCACACTAAAACCTCAATTGGTATCTTTGGGGCTTCCTCGCATAAGCAACTCAACATCAAACTCAATCTGTTATCGGAACGAAGCGCATGCAGGTGAACTATAGGGACGTCGGCTACAAAAATACCGATTTGACAGTACTGCTTTCGCGGTCAAATCGATACTTCGACAGGTGTTTCTGTggaaaaatcggaaaattcTTTGTTCCTAGACTGGTTCTCGTGGTCAAGATCGATTTGATAGCAGTACCATACCCATGAATGTGTTAAATGCATAATATAGTCAAGCATGGTTTATACATCGAGCAGTACCAGCGTCACAACACTGAAGAAAGAGAGGGGGGATACATGTGGACAGACAGAGATGGCAACATTGATAAGTGCCATTTGGACGCGTTCCTTGGAGCAAAGAATTTTCTCACTTTCGTGTGTTTTAATGCGACTGTTAATGAGAAATTGGAGAATTTTTGGTGTCTGGCGATATTAAGCAATTTCTTGACTTGGAGTTTAGATTAATTGAAGTCCAAAAAAGTGATATTATGAATCTTTTATATGTAAGTTGAACGATTCTAACTAGCAAAATCGTTTTTCATAATGCATGCAGTGTGTAATGTATTTAcggaatgaaaatatttttaaaaatcaaggaGCGAcaaagcaaaaacaaaaaaattatttaacctTTAATAGTCTgtgatttggcaaaaaatcgTACATTAAATAATGACATTCTgttatgaaacaccctatatattattttgacataaaaatcTTGGAAATGGAAAGCAGATATCTTTGcctttgaataaataatgaacaGTAATAGTGGCCGTATTTGACACGTGTAAGATTAGAAATTCagcaaatatcaaaatttatcaggaatatatatttctaacttaattttgatttcctgtattttcgtttttttatatcgaaaaaattttacaattaaagAATTTGCTAGATGGAACAGCTTAATCTTCAATTATGTTGAGAAGTAAGATTAATGATATCTGAACATGATTCTATGGCACTTCATTTCGCAAGTTTCTCTACTTGGTCCTAACCAAGAATTTGCTTATTGGCAGACATGGTCGAGAGTATGATGGTTGTTGTTATTTTCGGTGGAACGTGTTAAGTGGTTGTCGCGACATAAGCGTATGTCTAATAACCAAACGAATGacaaagagaaaaagagatttgAACGTATCGAAAACGATTAGTTGAAGAGAGTAAAAAAAGTTAGTTTTGAGCTACGGTGGAAGTAGGCAACTAAATCTGAAATGCCGTGTGTGTATACATCATACGTCATGTCGCCGTAGCCCACAGTCGTCATGGTAACGACGGCCCACCAGAACGCGTCCGGGATGGACTTGAAGAAGGAATTCTCGCTGCCGGCCTCGGCGAAGTACACGGCCGACGAGAACAGCACGACACCTGCAAACAACACGACGTCTAGCACGGTTCTCGGACAACCTGGGGAACGACTCTTTCGCTAAAAAAAATCGCCGGACATCCCCGAAATTGTCCGCAACCAACGACCACCACCAACACCATCACCACCAGCAGCAACACATTCACGGCCGAGCACACTATACCAGTGATGGTGGTAGTACCTCATGTCACCGTAGCCCACGGTGGTCATGGTGACGACCGCCCACCAAAACGCATCGGGGATCGACTTGAAGGTGGTGCGCTCGATTCCCGCCTCGGCAAAGTATACGATGCTGGAGAATAGAACCACGCCTGGAAAATAGCGCAGCGCGCCAATTTAGCACTCCGGTGCCGATAAGAAATGACTCTCAACCCCCTACTAAGAAACGAAACAATCTAAATGATGCAacggaaaactcaccaatgaACAGGAAGAATATCAGTAGGCCCAACTCGCGCATGCTCGCCTTGAGGGTGCGGCCCAAAATCTGCAGCCCTTTGCTGTGCCGACTGAGTTTAAATATTCGGAAGACTCGCACCAATCGGATGACGCGAAGGATGGCTAACGACATCGCTTGGTTCGTGCTCTTGTCCTGCGGACTGACCGGTGCACGCGGCAGTTGCAACGTGTCCTCCTCCTCGGCCACCACCGTCGCCAGTGTAATGAAATACGGGATGATGGCGATGATATCAATGAAGTTCATCACGTCTCGGAAGAAGTGCAACTTATTAGGACACGCTAGGAACCGCACCGAGAGTTCGAACGTGAACCACACGATGCAGATCGTTTCGATCAGGAAGAATGGATCCGTGATGTCCGGCACCTGCAATCATCAGCTTAAATTAAACTGTGCTCTATTGCCAAAAAAACCTATTAACAAATAAGTACATGAACGTACAAAATAGAGACAACTCGCATATCTTTCGAGTGTCGTAACGGCTAACGTCAGGTCTACATGACGCTAGATTTGTACGCTAACGCTACCTAATTCATATAATAGTTTTGATTCGTTATTAAACCAGTGAGCCAATGACGAAACTAGCAACTTGAGGTTGTATTTTGATCTATTGGATTTGAACCTAGTGGATTCTCCCGGTACAAACAGAATTAGGGCTTAACTTGCCGAAAATTTTCTGGCATTGTGTAACCATGTGAACTCTTCAAGCTGAGACGTTCTATACTTATCTTAAttctaatttgaaaaactggcCCGCATAAACTGGGCTTACTGCAAAAATTAGTGTTAATTTTACGATCTGCTAAAGCATTAGACTCACTGAAGCAGCTCGAATTGCTTGACTCGACCAGGCCTGATCGGCATGTTTTCTCATATGCACACATGAAAAAAGCACTGAAGTAACAAATAGAGATTCTTACCGTAACAATGAAGTGAATGACTGCGCATTTAATTTCATACTTAGCAAAAAAGGGTTTAAACACGTTTAAAAACTGACGTTTTCGATTTAGGCGAACAtcgacttaatttttttcaatgcggacctgattttttttaaatagttttgaattGACCTGAATTAAACCTTTGTAATAATGTATGTAATGATACATAAttgatttacatttaaattataacagTGTAGAGACTTATGAGGGCGTAGAAGGACTACGACAAATTTCGCACTCTGGTCGTGTCCCCATTTTAGAACCGTGTTacaattgtaatttttaatttttttttaaatggatgaAATGGACGATTAGATGGTCGGACAGTAGTAGATTGGTAGGTAGGTTTGAGGGTATGCTGGACGCATAGTTGACCCATCAGTCTGTCGGCCCGTCTGTGGGTTGGATAATCAATCAGTGAGTTGTTCAATTAGACGGTCGATCGTTGGTTTATCTGTTTGTAGATTCGACTCCCAGTGGGTTACTCGTAGGTCAATTTATCGGTAGTCAACTACAgtgttcttttttctttcttcacTTCGTACTTCGAAGTCACCGTGTTTGTTACCCCTAGTTCTCGTTAATCTCTGCGATTTTGCAAAATCGGTAGTTTGTCCCACAAACCGACTGACCAATGGATCAACCAACTAATCGATCGTCGAAAACCGGACTGACCGCCGAACGAcggaaatttctaaaatgtttaataattaccATCACGACCAGAACTTGAAATTATTCTGGATCgaaaatctacaattttatattgttttcgCTGCATTTAATAcgcactttttgaaaatttaaatttcacctAATACGTTGTTACGTACCTCGTCTTCTTCGATTTTGGTGCCATTGGTTGTGGTGTTGAAGACCTTGTAGTGTTTGAATTCAGGCAGCGTTTCGAGACAGAAGATAACGATAGAGAGAAGAATGACGAAGACGGATATGATGGCGACGACCCGCGCCGCCTGCGACGACTCGGGGTACTCGAACAACAGCCACACATCCCGCTGGAACTCTCTTCCGGGTAGCGGTTTTTCTTCCTCCTTAATAAATCCTTCGTCTTCCCTAAACTTGCTGATCGCGGGCTCGCCCAGCTCGTAGAACTTGATCTCCTCACTGAAGACGTCCAGGGGCACGTTGACCGGCCGACGCAGGCGCCCGCCCGACTGGTAATAGTACAAGATGGCGTCGAACGAGGGCCGATTGC
Encoded here:
- the shaker gene encoding potassium voltage-gated channel protein Shaker isoform X3, with protein sequence MTMWQSGMGSHGGKNNAWLKLMGIMHKERRHHDSGPGSTDRALSQSLPKLSSQDEDGHTPHSQFTGVAHFEPIPHDHDFCERVVINVSGLRFETQLRTLNQFPDTLLGDPARRIRYFDPLRNEYFFDRNRPSFDAILYYYQSGGRLRRPVNVPLDVFSEEIKFYELGEPAISKFREDEGFIKEEEKPLPGREFQRDVWLLFEYPESSQAARVVAIISVFVILLSIVIFCLETLPEFKHYKVFNTTTNGTKIEEDEVPDITDPFFLIETICIVWFTFELSVRFLACPNKLHFFRDVMNFIDIIAIIPYFITLATVVAEEEDTLQLPRAPVSPQDKSTNQAMSLAILRVIRLVRVFRIFKLSRHSKGLQILGRTLKASMRELGLLIFFLFIGVVLFSSAVYFAEAGSENSFFKSIPDAFWWAVVTMTTVGYGDMTPVGVWGKIVGSLCAIAGVLTIALPVPVIVSNFNYFYHRETDQEEMQSQNFNHVTSCPYLPGTLGQHMKKGSLSESSSDLVELEEGLLVTRDQLVRKQNCNPRRHNNNINAVTMETDV
- the shaker gene encoding potassium voltage-gated channel protein Shaker isoform X2, whose protein sequence is MARKILLFVQRREEVLFTNVSYFALVVLCGSVVKVFVQELLSMAYLHSTTSQKSLKSSCPPSLRRSLPKLSSQDEDGHTPHSQFTGVAHFEPIPHDHDFCERVVINVSGLRFETQLRTLNQFPDTLLGDPARRIRYFDPLRNEYFFDRNRPSFDAILYYYQSGGRLRRPVNVPLDVFSEEIKFYELGEPAISKFREDEGFIKEEEKPLPGREFQRDVWLLFEYPESSQAARVVAIISVFVILLSIVIFCLETLPEFKHYKVFNTTTNGTKIEEDEVPDITDPFFLIETICIVWFTFELSVRFLACPNKLHFFRDVMNFIDIIAIIPYFITLATVVAEEEDTLQLPRAPVSPQDKSTNQAMSLAILRVIRLVRVFRIFKLSRHSKGLQILGRTLKASMRELGLLIFFLFIGVVLFSSIVYFAEAGIERTTFKSIPDAFWWAVVTMTTVGYGDMRPVGVWGKIVGSLCAIAGVLTIALPVPVIVSNFNYFYHRETDQEEMQSQNFNHVTSCPYLPGTLGQHMKKGSLSESSSDLVELEEGLLVTRDQLVRKQNCNPRRHNNNINAVTMETDV
- the shaker gene encoding potassium voltage-gated channel protein Shaker isoform X1 → MARKILLFVQRREEVLFTNVSYFALVVLCGSVVKVFVQELLSMAYLHSTTSQKSLKSSCPPSLRRSLPKLSSQDEDGHTPHSQFTGVAHFEPIPHDHDFCERVVINVSGLRFETQLRTLNQFPDTLLGDPARRIRYFDPLRNEYFFDRNRPSFDAILYYYQSGGRLRRPVNVPLDVFSEEIKFYELGEPAISKFREDEGFIKEEEKPLPGREFQRDVWLLFEYPESSQAARVVAIISVFVILLSIVIFCLETLPEFKHYKVFNTTTNGTKIEEDEVPDITDPFFLIETICIVWFTFELSVRFLACPNKLHFFRDVMNFIDIIAIIPYFITLATVVAEEEDTLQLPRAPVSPQDKSTNQAMSLAILRVIRLVRVFRIFKLSRHSKGLQILGRTLKASMRELGLLIFFLFIGVVLFSSAVYFAEAGSENSFFKSIPDAFWWAVVTMTTVGYGDMTPVGVWGKIVGSLCAIAGVLTIALPVPVIVSNFNYFYHRETDQEEMQSQNFNHVTSCPYLPGTLGQHMKKGSLSESSSDLVELEEGLLVTRDQLVRKQNCNPRRHNNNINAVTMETDV
- the shaker gene encoding potassium voltage-gated channel protein Shaker isoform X4 → MRQCCEFVFTSASTKSQWSLPKLSSQDEDGHTPHSQFTGVAHFEPIPHDHDFCERVVINVSGLRFETQLRTLNQFPDTLLGDPARRIRYFDPLRNEYFFDRNRPSFDAILYYYQSGGRLRRPVNVPLDVFSEEIKFYELGEPAISKFREDEGFIKEEEKPLPGREFQRDVWLLFEYPESSQAARVVAIISVFVILLSIVIFCLETLPEFKHYKVFNTTTNGTKIEEDEVPDITDPFFLIETICIVWFTFELSVRFLACPNKLHFFRDVMNFIDIIAIIPYFITLATVVAEEEDTLQLPRAPVSPQDKSTNQAMSLAILRVIRLVRVFRIFKLSRHSKGLQILGRTLKASMRELGLLIFFLFIGVVLFSSAVYFAEAGSENSFFKSIPDAFWWAVVTMTTVGYGDMTPVGVWGKIVGSLCAIAGVLTIALPVPVIVSNFNYFYHRETDQEEMQSQNFNHVTSCPYLPGTLGQHMKKGSLSESSSDLVELEEGLLVTRDQLVRKQNCNPRRHNNNINAVTMETDV
- the shaker gene encoding potassium voltage-gated channel protein Shaker isoform X6, with product MFAMTEYFGEFALARSLPKLSSQDEDGHTPHSQFTGVAHFEPIPHDHDFCERVVINVSGLRFETQLRTLNQFPDTLLGDPARRIRYFDPLRNEYFFDRNRPSFDAILYYYQSGGRLRRPVNVPLDVFSEEIKFYELGEPAISKFREDEGFIKEEEKPLPGREFQRDVWLLFEYPESSQAARVVAIISVFVILLSIVIFCLETLPEFKHYKVFNTTTNGTKIEEDEVPDITDPFFLIETICIVWFTFELSVRFLACPNKLHFFRDVMNFIDIIAIIPYFITLATVVAEEEDTLQLPRAPVSPQDKSTNQAMSLAILRVIRLVRVFRIFKLSRHSKGLQILGRTLKASMRELGLLIFFLFIGVVLFSSAVYFAEAGSENSFFKSIPDAFWWAVVTMTTVGYGDMTPVGVWGKIVGSLCAIAGVLTIALPVPVIVSNFNYFYHRETDQEEMQSQNFNHVTSCPYLPGTLGQHMKKGSLSESSSDLVELEEGLLVTRDQLVRKQNCNPRRHNNNINAVTMETDV
- the shaker gene encoding potassium voltage-gated channel protein Shaker isoform X7, translating into MQMILVGAGGSLPKLSSQDEDGHTPHSQFTGVAHFEPIPHDHDFCERVVINVSGLRFETQLRTLNQFPDTLLGDPARRIRYFDPLRNEYFFDRNRPSFDAILYYYQSGGRLRRPVNVPLDVFSEEIKFYELGEPAISKFREDEGFIKEEEKPLPGREFQRDVWLLFEYPESSQAARVVAIISVFVILLSIVIFCLETLPEFKHYKVFNTTTNGTKIEEDEVPDITDPFFLIETICIVWFTFELSVRFLACPNKLHFFRDVMNFIDIIAIIPYFITLATVVAEEEDTLQLPRAPVSPQDKSTNQAMSLAILRVIRLVRVFRIFKLSRHSKGLQILGRTLKASMRELGLLIFFLFIGVVLFSSAVYFAEAGSENSFFKSIPDAFWWAVVTMTTVGYGDMTPVGVWGKIVGSLCAIAGVLTIALPVPVIVSNFNYFYHRETDQEEMQSQNFNHVTSCPYLPGTLGQHMKKGSLSESSSDLVELEEGLLVTRDQLVRKQNCNPRRHNNNINAVTMETDV
- the shaker gene encoding potassium voltage-gated channel protein Shaker isoform X5 codes for the protein MAAVAGLYGLRDELRHPRSLPKLSSQDEDGHTPHSQFTGVAHFEPIPHDHDFCERVVINVSGLRFETQLRTLNQFPDTLLGDPARRIRYFDPLRNEYFFDRNRPSFDAILYYYQSGGRLRRPVNVPLDVFSEEIKFYELGEPAISKFREDEGFIKEEEKPLPGREFQRDVWLLFEYPESSQAARVVAIISVFVILLSIVIFCLETLPEFKHYKVFNTTTNGTKIEEDEVPDITDPFFLIETICIVWFTFELSVRFLACPNKLHFFRDVMNFIDIIAIIPYFITLATVVAEEEDTLQLPRAPVSPQDKSTNQAMSLAILRVIRLVRVFRIFKLSRHSKGLQILGRTLKASMRELGLLIFFLFIGVVLFSSAVYFAEAGSENSFFKSIPDAFWWAVVTMTTVGYGDMTPVGVWGKIVGSLCAIAGVLTIALPVPVIVSNFNYFYHRETDQEEMQSQNFNHVTSCPYLPGTLGQHMKKGSLSESSSDLVELEEGLLVTRDQLVRKQNCNPRRHNNNINAVTMETDV